Proteins from one Bombyx mori chromosome 1, ASM3026992v2 genomic window:
- the Hig gene encoding hikaru genki (The RefSeq protein has 1 substitution compared to this genomic sequence), which yields MSLAIGSEMCFSFFKCLLRLGICYPNPLRSSGGIPYRWKSQTHAILHSLRDRQCDVLLILQVPLETGHLLSNPSEELRRDSLSVEVSDSRDREVFFSTGENRWIPTRTCVCGSRTSLNSCRSQPGLYPEPGGNTVGAIETAAQGLRRAYYTHPAVPQTPNRSLGRQAKSPFLPAQNGWCLKLFGGRITDGTPVLIPCSAAADFCVVRRALPHPPRRLLLRDGTLAEVKHSLPRHVAAKHRHHDARQRQVRSYLCDKDTALHLPSEADSERMLRRVQVVSTMVAPRRRLSSYLVQVLPEAFVPSQHLHQTEGESSSATIYPVIKNRVNRLDEISNEIYFVLCTLQVKFPGLIGPLNERLICKIKCIDGNWVGPLCASTPGNVYFKFNRGRLLSTYFIRNGASLNTNAPDDLSTTTLKKSLHEMFFQKETSFPHGSSIVARCIHFGFYKLKGDNTMHCENGEWVPKFPECVPTSVITNFTGDAPPTIQYAIISGSAVVEPTGELFVFPDSTLRLDCVTPRALGNPEWSWTQALGNYETGWSSDEGEKYTHYRLTLSKMSARHSDTYTCATPTGHTNTVIVKVVNVVCPTINVSSPRLRQFTQGTRLGHSAHFSCQSGFHLNGSAILTCMGNGHWSTSLPTCLETFCPMLKSLGPHLSFVEYNSSFWGRAVFQCAWGYRLVGSPGLECEHDGQWSGEVPICSPIYCPDPLVPEKGRLLIEPSSKHGKYTVGDLMIYDCEDGYDIVGESSIVCTENGYWSHPPPFCLLPSVIKKADTIFIENITLVHVEE from the exons ATGAGCCTCGCGATCGGCAGTGAGATGTGTTTCTCGTTCTTCAAGTGTCTTCTGAGACTGGGCATTTGCTATCCAAACCCTCTGAGGAGCTCAGGCGGGATTCCCTATCGGTGGAAGTCTCAGACTCACGCGATACTACATTCGCTTCGCGATCGGCAGTGTGACGTGCTTCTCATTCTGCAAGTGCCTCTTGAGACCGGGCATTTGCTATCCAATCCCTCTGAGGAGCTCAGGCGGGATTCCCTATCAGTGGAAGTCTCAGACTCACGCGATA gagaggtttttttttccacaggagaaaatcgctggatccccacccgcacgtgcgtatgtgggagtcgaacctcactaaactcctgccgctcacagccggggCTCTACCCCGAACCGGGTGGGAAcacagtcggagctattgaaacggcggcaCAGGGTTTACGTAGAGCATATTACacccatcccgccgtcccccagacgccgaaCCGTTCCCTCGGTCGACAGGCCAAGAGCCC gttcctccccgcacaaaacgggtggtgCCTGAAGCTCTTCGGGGGCCGGAttacggacgggaccccggtcctgatcccctgctcggcggcggcggatttctgcgtagtgaggagagctttgcctcacccGCCCCGCCGCCTACTTCTGCGAGATGGTacactcgcagaagtcaagcatagccttccaagacacgtcgctgccaagcatcgacaccacgacgccaggcagcgacaagtccggtcctatctttgtGACAAGGATACGGCGCTGCATCTCCCAAGCGAGGCAGACAgtgagcgtatgctccgccgtgtccaggtcgtgtccacaatggtggcacctcgtcggcggctcagctcctatctagtgcaggtacttcccgaagcattcgtgcccagtcagcacctgcaccagacagAAGGTGAGtcgtcctcggccacgatttACCCAGTCATCAAaaaccgggtaaaccgcctcgacg AAATATCAAATGAGATATATTTTGTGCTATGCACTTTACAGGTTAAATTTCCTGGTTTGATTGGTCCATTAAATGAAAGATTAATCTGCAAAATTAAGTGCATCGATGGGAACTGGGTAGGACCGCTTTGCGCTAGTACTCCGGGTAATGTATACTTTAAAT tcaatcgtggacgtttgttgagtacgtatttcattagaaacggtgcatcgctcaatacgaatgcaccggacgacttatcgacgacgacattaaaaaaaagt CTTCATGAAATGTTCTTTCAGAAAGAAACTAGTTTTCCACATGGCTCTTCAATAGTGGCAAGGTGTATACATTTCGGTTTTTATAAGCTGAAAGGAGATAACACAATGCACTGTGAGAATGGGGAGTGGGTGCCAAAGTTTCCAGAATGCGTTCCGACCAGTGTCATCACTAATTTTACAG gcGACGCTCCACCCACTATACAGTACGCAATTATAAGTGGTTCAGCAGTTGTAGAACCCACAGGAGAATTGTTCGTTTTCCCTGACAGTACTCTACGTCTAGACTGTGTTACTCCAAGAGCTTTAGGCAACCCGGAATGGAGTTGGACGCAAGCCCTTGGAAATTACGAAACCG GCTGGTCATCGGACGAAGGCGAGAAGTATACCCATTACAGACTGACGCTGTCAAAGATGTCCGCGCGTCATAGTGACACGTACACTTGTGCCACTCCAACGGGACACACCAATACAGTGATCGTTAAAGTTGTTA ATGTAGTTTGTCCAACAATAAACGTGTCTTCGCCTCGGCTACGTCAGTTTACACAAGGAACTAGACTTGGTCATTCGGCCCACTTTAGTTGTCAATCTGGTTTTCATCTTAATGGCTCTGCAATTTTGACTTGTATGGGAAACG GTCATTGGTCAACCAGCCTTCCGACATGCCTGGAAACTTTCTGTCCCATGTTGAAGTCTTTAGGTCCTCACTTAAGTTTCGTTGAATATAATTCGTCATTTGGGGGTCGTGCCGTATTTCAGTGTGCCTGGGGCTACAGGCTTGTGGGTTCACCAGGTTTGGAATGTGAACATGACGGTCAGTGGTCTGGAGAGGTGCCAATTTGTTCAC CAATCTATTGCCCTGATCCATTAGTCCCAGAAAAGGGACGTCTGCTAATAGAGCCATCTTCAAAGCACGGCAAATATACTGTTGGGGACCTTATGATATATGATTGCGAAGACGGTTACGACATTGTCGGAGAGTCTTCTATAGTCTGTACTGAAAACGGATATTGGTCACATCCCCCACCTTTCTGCCTACTCCCTTCGGTGATCAAAAAGGCTGATACTATATTTATTGAGAATATAACATTAGTTCATGTCGAAGAATAA
- the Cap-d3 gene encoding chromosome associated protein D3 (The RefSeq protein has 1 frameshift compared to this genomic sequence) produces MLDADVILTNIETLKVLIAKDFTVVSPMLMSDGVYSNFWCGMTENYYYKRTDDYKPILNRKKTGCFDVPMVHSAVLISMRYDVSDKLTYYPSKITNYDGPEDDIIAFALNSKALGEHVIFQCNRYLCSQIKNRSLIKICLSTGIPLYICNEAIYGFVPVPLEDNDPLEKDYEQMLNIKLEAISQGTPLPLNHMLEEYVTHPNKWKFGCDEIYMINLERRQERRFLMELSFKELGMSVQHFSAIDGRNLDMNDLREYSITLMPNYEDPYHKRPMKAGEVGCFLSHYYIWQDIVKNHHRVALLLEDDIHFVPYFRHRFIQLMDEITQSLSALLYIIYNMFYFRYIGRKILLDGEEEYATPHTTRPLYSYWTLGYLISERGAKKLLRADPLSKMLPVDEFLPIMFDQHPK; encoded by the exons aTGTTAGATGCTGACGTAATTCTTACAAATATTGAGACTTTGAAAGTCTTAATCGCAAAAGATTTCACTGTTGTTTCTCCAATGCTTATGTCCGATGGAGTGTATTCTAATTTTTG gtgTGGGATGACAGAAAACTATTACTACAAAAGAACAGATGACTATAAGCCAATATTAAATAGAAAGAAAACTGGCTGCTTTGATGTTCCTATGGTTCATAGTGCTGTATTGATATCAATGAGATATGATGTTTCTGACAAGTTGACATATTATCCTAGTAAGATCACTAACTATGATGGCCCTGAGGATGACATTATTGCCTTTGCTCTGAACTCAAAGGCACTTGGTGAGCATGTCATTTTCCAATGTAATCGGTACCTTTGCAgccaaattaaaaatagatc AATTAAGATATGTTTATCAACAGGCATACCGTTGTATATTTGTAATGAAGCCATTTATGGTTTTGTTCCCGTTCCCTTGGAAGATAATGATCCTCTGGAGAAGGATTATGAACAAATGCTCAATATAAAACTGGAAGCAATTAGCCAAGGTACACCTTTACCATTAAACCATATGTTGGAAGAATATGTAACACATCCAAACAAATGGAAGTTTGGTTGTGATGAAATATATATGATTAATTTAGAGAGAAGGCAAGAGAGACGGTTTCTTATGGAGCTCAGTTTCAAAGAACTTGGAATGTCAGTGCAGCATTTCAGTGCAATTGATGGTCG AAATTTAGACATGAATGATCTAAGAGAGTACTCTATTACATTAATGCCAAATTATGAAGACCCATATCATAAAAG aCCAATGAAAGCCGGTGAAGTCGGTTGCTTCTTGAGTCACTATTATATTTGGCAAGAT ATTGTAAAAAATCATCATCGAGTTGCGTTATTGCTAGAAGACGATATACATTTTGTACCGTACTTTAGGCATCGATTCATTCAATTGATGGACGAGATCA CACAATCCTTATCGGctctattatatataatatataacatgtTTTATTTCAGGTACATAGGACGCAAGATCCTTCTAGATGGTGAGGAGGAGTACGCGACTCCTCATACCACGAGACCTCTGTATTCTTACTGGACCCTCGGTTATTTGATCAGCGAAAGAGGCGCTAAGAAACTCTTAAGGGCAGATCCGTTATCGAAAATGCTGCCTGTTGATGAGTTTCTACCTATCATGTTCGATCAGCATCCTAAGTAA
- the Lap gene encoding leucyl aminopeptidase-like protein: protein MSLSGRSCIHLRLFQYYFSKLKMLEYCFFRKSLVLKHVRYISQFKIQRTDCVPYGTPRKIKDPKLCGHKDKGLVLGVYYNENAKGEPAILTASAQKYDRESGGKLWKMLKLSPIPKLGESRIFFDLDPTFAFVAVSGLGSECLTYNVSEQLDENKEAIRIAAGVGAISLQPLNPKAIHLESFGNAEAAAEGAYLANWQFEEYKSTLGKKILPKSQIYLHDDCDIDGWHIGQMKAEAQNLARYLQEMPANMLNPTSFAKIAVELLCELDINVEVKTQGWAASHEMGGFVAIGKSSIQPPLYVEISYYGAGEKTRPIVLIGKGVTFDSGSLDLKSPKDLRYMKGDMAGAGCILAITRTAARLKLPINIRGILPLCELMPNGNSPKFGDVAYSANGKSLHIRLPSREGRLLIADSLVYARNYWPKLIIDIGTMSKELIYTLDGSACGCYTNSDELFCYLQSASSQTGDRIWRMPLWKFYEDRVRDCHTADVANTGRDEFGDSPNCAAFLKQFICDTKWVHLDTYNIAYSKGRDFPYLRRGMTGRPTRTILEFIFQLLADAKL, encoded by the coding sequence atgagtttGTCTGGTAGGTCATGCATACACCTTAGATTGTTTcagtattatttttcaaaattaaaaatgttagaatattgtttttttcgCAAAAGTCTAGTTTTGAAACATGTTCGATATATTTCTCAATTTAAAATACAACGTACTGACTGTGTGCCATACGGAACGCCGCGCAAAATAAAGGATCCGAAACTTTGTGGTCATAAAGACAAAGGTCTTGTCTTGGGAgtttattataatgaaaacgCCAAAGGTGAACCTGCCATTCTTACTGCAAGTGCACAAAAGTATGATAGAGAATCCGGTGGTAAACTTTggaaaatgttaaaattatcaCCCATCCCGAAATTGGGAGAATCAAGAATATTTTTCGACTTAGATCCAACATTTGCATTCGTAGCTGTATCTGGTCTTGGGTCAGAATGTTTAACTTACAATGTTAGTGAACAATTGGACGAAAACAAAGAAGCTATCCGAATCGCTGCTGGTGTGGGTGCAATATCTCTTCAACCACTGAATCCTAAAGCTATACATTTAGAATCCTTTGGAAATGCAGAAGCCGCAGCGGAAGGTGCATATTTAGCAAATTGGCAATTTGAAGAATATAAAAGTACGTTGGGAAAGAAAATTCTCCCTAAATCCCAAATTTATCTTCACGACGATTGTGATATAGATGGTTGGCATATAGGTCAAATGAAGGCTGAAGCTCAAAATTTAGCAAGGTATCTTCAAGAAATGCCCGCAAATATGCTGAACCCTACATCCTTTGCAAAAATTGCCGTTGAACTCCTATGTGAATTAGATATAAATGTAGAAGTTAAGACACAAGGATGGGCGGCCAGTCATGAGATGGGAGGATTTGTAGCTATAGGTAAATCATCGATTCAACCACCGCTCTACGTTGAGATCAGTTATTACGGAGCAGGTGAGAAAACTCGACCAATTGTGCTAATTGGTAAAGGCGTAACTTTTGATAGTGGCAGTTTAGATCTCAAATCTCCAAAAGACCTTCGTTATATGAAAGGAGACATGGCGGGTGCTGGATGCATATTAGCCATAACCAGAACTGCGGCTAGACTTAAACTACCGATCAATATTCGAGGCATTCTTCCATTATGCGAATTAATGCCAAATGGAAACAGTCCCAAATTTGGTGACGTGGCATATAGCGCTAATGGAAAATCTTTACACATAAGGTTACCGTCTCGTGAGGGTCGACTTCTCATAGCAGACAGTTTGGTATATGCACGCAACTACTGGCCAAAACTTATTATAGATATAGGTACGATGTCAAAAGAACTAATTTATACTCTAGACGGAAGTGCTTGCGGTTGTTACACCAATAGCGATGAATTGTTTTGCTACCTTCAATCAGCGAGTAGTCAGACCGGTGATAGGATTTGGCGAATGCCATTATGGAAATTTTACGAAGATCGAGTAAGAGACTGCCATACGGCCGATGTTGCGAATACGGGCAGGGATGAGTTCGGCGATTCACCAAATTGTGCAGCTTTTTTAAAACAGTTCATTTGCGATACTAAATGGGTGCATTTGGATACTTACAATATCGCCTACTCCAAAGGACGCGATTTCCCATATCTTCGCCGCGGCATGACCGGTCGTCCAACAAGAACCATTCTCGAATTCATATTTCAGTTATTGGCTGACGCAaaactgtaa